One region of Eriocheir sinensis breed Jianghai 21 unplaced genomic scaffold, ASM2467909v1 Scaffold529, whole genome shotgun sequence genomic DNA includes:
- the LOC126992945 gene encoding myb-related transcription factor, partner of profilin-like: protein MASAVKRRRPNFSNEEILALITGVRQRWETITGPLSSCVTAAAKQRAWEAVVEEVNAVSGVGRSVEEVRMKFSDFKRHTKKKLGELRRGGSVQTDTLTDAEEAMAQVLDPAVVAGVGSGLESDPRPTPSVSAGFYDTRTSARPITAPSSPSSPYSYSPAGP from the exons ATGGCGTCAGCTGTGAAAAGAAGGCGGCCCAATTTCTCAAACGAGGAAATTTTAGCCCTCATCACAGGGGTGAGGCAAAGATGGGAAACCATCACAGGGCCTCTGTCCTCTTGCGTCACCGCTGCAGCCAAGCAACGAGCTTGGgaagctgtggtggaggaggtcaacGCCGTGAGTGGAGTTGGGCGCAGCGTGGAGGAGGTGCGCATGAAGTTCTCCGACTTCAAGCGCCACACTAAGAAGAAGTTGGGAGAATTAAGAC GTGGCGGCTCTGTCCAAACAGACACCCTCACCGATGCTGAGGAGGCCATGGCGCAGGTGCTGGACCCTGCAGTTGTAGCGGGTGTGGGATCTGGTTTAGAATCAGATCCTCGTCCAACACCTTCTGTGTCTGCAG GATTCTATGACACCCGCACTTCTGCAAGGCCCATcacagccccctcctcaccatcctCGCCCTACTCCTACTCACCAGCTGGCCCCTGA